The Methanofastidiosum sp. nucleotide sequence TAAGTATTTCCCCCCATCACATCAGTCTCCTTTTCTCAAGCTCCATTAAGATTTTATCACAGATCTCAAATACACTTAAACTGTCTGTATCTATAATCATATCTGCTATTTCTTCATAAACGGGCATCCTTTCAGCCATTATAGCGTCAATCTCATTCTGGGAAGTTTCATTTGTAAGCGAAGG carries:
- the aroK gene encoding shikimate kinase AroK (type I enzyme similar to type II but differentially regulated; major shikimate kinase in fully repressed cells; catalyzes the formation of shikimate 3-phosphate from shikimate in aromatic amino acid biosynthesis), which translates into the protein PSLTNETSQNEIDAIMAERMPVYEEIADMIIDTDSLSVFEICDKILMELEKRRLM